A single region of the Neotabrizicola shimadae genome encodes:
- a CDS encoding GntR family transcriptional regulator, with the protein MDDLTRKIPTHEVTYAQLRDMILFGVLEPGQPVTIQGLIQDLGAGMTPVREAIRRLTAEGALLPQGNRRVAVPKLTAGTLDEVALVRLSVEPRMAELACAQATPEFVARLEALDNEVTEAIRKGDIPAYLESNHAFHFALYEASGAPILLDIARGLWLRFGPSLRAVCARVGSAELPDRHLEALAALRAGDAASVASAIERDIAQGVDQIRAALAAGEI; encoded by the coding sequence ATGGACGACCTGACGCGCAAGATACCGACCCATGAGGTCACCTATGCGCAGCTGCGCGACATGATCCTGTTCGGGGTTCTCGAACCGGGCCAGCCTGTCACCATCCAGGGCCTGATCCAGGACCTCGGTGCCGGCATGACGCCGGTGCGCGAGGCGATCCGGCGGTTGACGGCGGAAGGCGCGCTGCTACCCCAGGGCAACCGCCGCGTCGCGGTGCCCAAGCTGACCGCCGGCACGCTGGACGAAGTGGCCCTTGTGCGCCTTTCGGTCGAGCCGCGCATGGCCGAGCTGGCCTGCGCCCAGGCCACACCCGAATTCGTCGCCCGCCTGGAAGCGCTGGACAACGAGGTAACGGAAGCGATCCGCAAAGGTGACATTCCGGCCTATCTGGAAAGCAACCACGCCTTCCACTTCGCGCTTTACGAGGCTTCGGGCGCGCCGATCCTGCTGGACATCGCGCGAGGGCTGTGGCTGCGGTTCGGCCCCTCGCTGCGCGCGGTTTGCGCGCGTGTGGGCTCGGCCGAACTGCCCGACCGGCATCTGGAGGCTCTGGCCGCCCTGCGCGCCGGGGATGCCGCGAGCGTGGCCAGCGCCATCGAGCGCGACATTGCCCAGGGCGTGGACCAGATCCGGGCGGCGCTGGCGGCCGGGGAGATCTGA
- a CDS encoding glycoside hydrolase family 43 protein, which produces MIRNPVLKGFNPDPSICRVGADYYIATSTFEWYPGVQIHHSTDLVNWRLVSRPLNRKALLDMRGNPDSCGVWAPCLSHADGRFWLVYTDVKRFDGAFKDAHNYITTCETIDGEWTDPWYINSSGFDPSLFHDEGGKKWFLNMRWNHRGPGTGLNPAHDRFDGIELQEWSPKTGLTGPVHTIYTGSPLGLTEAPHLFKRGGWYYLTVAEGGTGYDHAVTMARSRSITGPYETHPNQHLMTARFDPASPLQRVGHGQYVEAPDGTPWHTFLCGRPLPGTRACPLGRETGLARCEWRDDDWLYLTGNAMVPSDTLPANAEPQPQVPSETRFDGPALPPEFQWLRTPEPDRIFRLTGSALRMIGRESLGSWFEQSLVARRQEHHAYRAEASFLADPPGWQHAIGLTTYYNRHKFHAALITREKGQRCLTLVSCLGDWPGEKLTYHGAPIPLAEGEVRLAVEVNGAAQRFHLYGAGGWAPVGPVLDASIISDEGGRGEHASFTGAFVGLVAHDLTGQGWAADVTYFRYEPRS; this is translated from the coding sequence ATGATCCGCAACCCCGTGCTCAAGGGCTTCAACCCCGACCCCTCGATCTGCCGGGTGGGGGCCGATTACTACATCGCCACCTCCACCTTCGAATGGTACCCCGGCGTCCAGATCCACCACTCCACCGACCTCGTGAACTGGCGCCTGGTCTCGCGCCCCCTGAACCGCAAGGCCCTTCTGGACATGCGGGGCAACCCCGACAGCTGTGGCGTCTGGGCCCCCTGCCTGTCCCACGCCGACGGCCGGTTCTGGCTGGTCTACACCGACGTCAAACGCTTCGACGGCGCCTTCAAGGACGCCCACAACTACATCACCACCTGCGAGACCATCGACGGAGAATGGACCGACCCCTGGTACATCAACTCCTCCGGCTTCGACCCCTCGCTCTTCCACGACGAGGGGGGCAAGAAATGGTTCCTCAACATGCGGTGGAACCACCGCGGCCCCGGCACCGGCCTGAACCCGGCTCACGACCGTTTCGACGGGATCGAGCTGCAGGAATGGTCACCAAAGACTGGACTGACCGGCCCGGTCCACACCATCTACACAGGCTCGCCCCTCGGCCTGACCGAAGCCCCCCATCTCTTCAAGCGGGGCGGCTGGTACTACCTGACCGTGGCCGAGGGCGGCACCGGCTATGACCATGCCGTGACCATGGCCCGATCCCGCAGCATCACCGGCCCCTACGAGACCCATCCGAACCAGCACCTGATGACCGCCCGCTTCGACCCTGCCTCGCCCCTGCAGCGCGTGGGTCACGGCCAGTATGTCGAGGCGCCGGACGGCACGCCCTGGCATACCTTCCTGTGCGGTCGCCCCCTGCCCGGCACCCGCGCCTGCCCGCTTGGCCGCGAGACCGGCCTCGCCCGCTGCGAATGGCGCGACGACGACTGGCTCTACCTGACCGGCAACGCCATGGTCCCGTCTGACACCCTACCCGCCAATGCCGAACCGCAGCCCCAGGTGCCAAGCGAGACCCGCTTCGACGGTCCCGCGCTGCCGCCCGAGTTCCAGTGGCTGCGCACACCGGAGCCTGACCGCATCTTCCGGCTCACCGGCAGTGCCCTGCGGATGATCGGCCGCGAGAGCCTTGGTTCCTGGTTCGAGCAAAGCCTGGTTGCCCGCCGCCAGGAACACCACGCCTACCGCGCCGAGGCCAGCTTTCTGGCCGACCCGCCCGGCTGGCAACATGCGATCGGCCTGACCACCTATTACAACCGCCACAAGTTCCACGCCGCCCTGATCACCCGCGAGAAGGGCCAGCGCTGCCTGACCCTTGTTTCCTGCCTGGGCGACTGGCCCGGCGAAAAGCTGACCTATCACGGAGCCCCGATCCCGCTTGCCGAGGGCGAAGTGCGGCTGGCCGTCGAGGTGAACGGCGCCGCGCAGCGCTTCCATCTTTACGGCGCCGGGGGCTGGGCGCCGGTGGGTCCGGTCCTCGACGCCTCGATCATCTCGGACGAGGGCGGGCGGGGAGAACATGCGAGCTTCACCGGGGCCTTTGTCGGCCTGGTGGCGCATGACCTGACCGGCCAGGGCTGGGCCGCCGATGTTACCTACTTCCGCTATGAGCCGCGGAGTTAG
- a CDS encoding Gfo/Idh/MocA family protein — protein MEKLGLGIIGCGNISTSYLRLAPLFKGLEVRAVADINMDAAIARAAEFNTKAQSVDDLLANPEVDVVINLTIPEAHFPITKRVLQAGKHAYSEKPFVLTLDQGVELRELAKSKGLAVGSAPDTFLGGAHQQARALIDEGKIGTITAGGAAVLNHGMEHWHPNPDFFFLPGAGPMLDLGPYYVTNLIHLIGPVRRVGALTSSAQSERTISNGPRNGEKVPVKTPTNIHALLEFHNGATVTLSTSWDVWHHKRNHFELYGTEGTLYVPDPNFFGGKLEIAGRDGALSEVAPWDHPFGKANQDSPRGPLANYRTAGLADMVASLREGRDARCSLDRALHAVEVMQACLTSGETGQFVTLTTTCTQPAPLPPAAAAALLA, from the coding sequence ATGGAAAAGCTCGGTCTCGGCATCATCGGATGCGGCAATATCTCGACCTCGTACCTGCGCCTCGCGCCCTTGTTCAAAGGGCTGGAGGTGCGCGCGGTCGCGGACATCAACATGGACGCGGCGATTGCCCGCGCCGCCGAATTCAACACGAAGGCACAGTCGGTCGATGACCTTCTCGCCAACCCGGAGGTTGATGTCGTCATCAACCTGACCATCCCGGAAGCGCACTTCCCGATCACGAAGCGCGTCCTTCAGGCCGGCAAGCACGCCTATTCGGAAAAGCCCTTCGTCCTTACTCTCGACCAGGGCGTCGAGCTGCGTGAACTGGCGAAATCCAAGGGCCTCGCCGTGGGTTCGGCGCCGGACACCTTCCTCGGCGGCGCGCACCAGCAGGCCCGCGCCCTGATCGACGAAGGCAAGATCGGCACCATCACCGCCGGCGGCGCCGCCGTGCTCAATCACGGCATGGAACACTGGCACCCGAACCCCGACTTCTTCTTCCTGCCGGGCGCCGGTCCGATGCTGGACCTCGGGCCCTACTATGTCACCAACCTGATCCACCTGATCGGCCCGGTCCGTCGCGTGGGCGCGCTCACCTCCTCGGCGCAGTCCGAACGCACCATCTCCAACGGCCCGCGCAACGGCGAAAAGGTCCCGGTCAAGACCCCGACCAACATCCACGCGCTTCTCGAATTCCACAACGGCGCCACGGTCACGCTCTCGACCTCCTGGGATGTCTGGCACCACAAGCGCAACCACTTCGAGCTCTACGGCACCGAAGGCACGCTCTACGTCCCCGACCCCAACTTCTTCGGCGGCAAGCTGGAAATCGCGGGCCGCGACGGCGCGCTCAGCGAAGTCGCGCCCTGGGATCATCCCTTCGGCAAGGCAAACCAGGACAGCCCGCGCGGCCCGCTCGCCAACTACCGCACCGCAGGTCTCGCCGACATGGTGGCCAGCCTGCGCGAGGGCCGCGACGCGCGCTGCTCGCTCGACCGGGCGCTGCACGCGGTCGAGGTGATGCAGGCCTGTCTCACCTCGGGTGAAACCGGCCAGTTCGTGACCCTGACCACGACCTGCACCCAGCCCGCCCCGCTGCCGCCCGCCGCGGCGGCTGCGCTGCTGGCCTGA
- a CDS encoding sugar phosphate isomerase/epimerase family protein has product MFSYQLYSSRNFPPLSETLKMVAAAGYTGTEGYGALYADDAAVAQLTAALKETGLSMKTGHFSLQMLEDEPEKVLAIARAVGIEDIYCPYIMPDDRPTDAAGWRAFGARLEKAGKPYRDAGLGFGWHNHDFEFKALPDGSIPQAAIFEGGPNLQWEMDVAWVIRGGADPLPWIEKHKGRITAAHVKDIAPAGENKAEDGWADVGHGTVNWPQLYAALRAAGCKHFVMEHDNPADHARFAARSIASAKKW; this is encoded by the coding sequence ATGTTCAGCTACCAGCTCTATTCCTCGCGCAACTTCCCGCCTCTGTCCGAGACGCTGAAGATGGTCGCCGCCGCCGGCTACACCGGCACCGAAGGCTATGGCGCGCTTTATGCCGACGATGCCGCCGTGGCCCAGTTGACCGCCGCGCTGAAAGAGACCGGCCTTTCCATGAAGACCGGGCATTTCAGCCTGCAGATGCTGGAAGACGAACCCGAAAAGGTGCTGGCCATCGCCCGCGCCGTGGGCATCGAAGACATCTACTGCCCCTACATCATGCCCGATGATCGTCCCACCGATGCCGCAGGCTGGCGAGCCTTTGGCGCCCGGCTGGAAAAAGCCGGCAAGCCCTACCGCGACGCCGGCCTCGGCTTCGGCTGGCACAACCACGATTTTGAATTCAAGGCGCTGCCCGACGGGTCCATCCCCCAGGCCGCGATCTTCGAGGGCGGCCCCAACCTGCAATGGGAAATGGACGTGGCCTGGGTCATCCGCGGCGGCGCCGACCCGCTGCCCTGGATCGAAAAGCACAAGGGCCGCATCACCGCCGCTCATGTGAAGGACATCGCGCCTGCGGGCGAGAACAAGGCCGAGGATGGCTGGGCCGATGTCGGCCACGGCACGGTCAACTGGCCGCAGCTTTACGCGGCGCTCAGGGCAGCGGGCTGCAAGCATTTCGTGATGGAACATGACAACCCGGCCGATCACGCGCGCTTCGCCGCGCGCTCGATCGCCTCGGCCAAGAAGTGGTAA